The following nucleotide sequence is from Gadus macrocephalus chromosome 18, ASM3116895v1.
ttatttctttttttaatatacattggtagtcaaggtggggccctattgttgttaaggcggccgccttaacaacacagtACTGGGGGAAGCACTGGTGGATTTTTGGAAACAATACAAAATTAGTATGGGTTCAATACATAACGATAAATCAAGAAGAGTGATGCGCTCCCGCTCTGGCCGTATGCTGGGGGGTGGCTGTATGTCACcctgggagacagtgaggaCACATGGCCACATGTGGGAGTTAGATGTACGGCACACTGAGCTGAGTAGGACCTTGCTTTACCCCAGAACCCACTGAGTAAatcagggagagagtgagtgggggaaagtgagacggagagaagagagatgggGCACAGAGTtagggggaaagagggagaaggtgaagagagagatggggtgcagagtgagggggaaagagggagaggagggagatggggcACAGAGTAAGGGGGaaagaatgagagggagaggagggagatggggcACAGAatgagagtggagagagatgtagagaaagAATGAGTTGGGAGGGAATGAGATTGAGAAATAAAGAGCGGAtttggggagagaggagagatgaaggaCATTGCAGGGTTGAATAGAGGAGAACTAGGGGAAATGTTTTAGATTAGAGATCAGCATAGCAGTTTAATGTAATTAAACTTGTAACTGTTACCCCAAAAACCATCAAAATCAACGTCCATGTAAAACCTCAGACAAAAAAGGCTTGACCTCGATACAAAATCCATCCCCCTGGTTAATTTGGGAGTAGCCCTTTCGACTCTGGCCATCCAATGCCCTCATAACGCACATGTTCAGTGTTTACCGTGATGCGGTCTACTTTTTGGCTTTAAAGTTTTTAAGTTTTTCACCATTATTTCACTGTAACTTTACCTTGATAAGTTTGCAGCGGATCTGTGCTGACACCATGTGGCTGTCCCTGAGGTTCCCCACCCGGAACATGAGGCACAGCCGACCGTCCCGCCGGGAGAGCACGGCGGTGCGGCTGAACATCAGCGTCTTGGCGCGCTTATTGGGCTGCGACATCTTGATGAACATGCAGCCGATGAGGAAGGCGTCCACCACGGAGCCCAGCAGCGACTGGAAGAGGAACAGGACGATGCCCTCGGGGCACTTCTCGGTGATGTACCGGTAGCCGTAGCCGATGGTGGCCTCGGTCTCGATGAAGAACAGGAAGGCGGACGGGAAGTTGTACACGTTGGCGACGCACGGCGTGTGGGACGCATCGTGGCCGCCCGGCCGGAGGTCGCCGCGGATGAGGGCAATGACCCACCACATGGAGGCCATGACCAGCCAGGCCACCGTGTAGGTCAGGATGAAGATTAGCAGATTCCAGCGCCACTTGAGGTCCACCAGGGTGGTGAAGAGGTCGGAGATATAGCGGCCGCTCTCCCCTCCCAGGTTACCGTGTTGCACGTTGCAGCGGCCGTTCTTCTCCACGAGCCGCTGCCTCTTCCGCCTGGCGGGCTTGGAGAGAGGGGCGCCCTGGTCGGTTTGGACCACCTGGTCGGTATGGACCCCCTGGTCGGTGTGGACCACCCGGTAGTCCTCGGCAAACTTCCTTCGAATCGTAGACATTTTAGGCTATGACTTCCTCAGTCTCCCCAAACTGGGGCAGAGAGAAAGACGCTGGCTATCCTTGAGAGAAGTTTGCTAGTACTGACCCCCTCACTGACATGTGATTCTAGTTCATGGAGAAAGCGAGCGATCCCGTCTGCACCTCCACCATCCAAACCACTGCGTCTGTTGTGCGGAACACGGGTTCCGAGTCCTGCAGCCTGCGGTGTTCCACCACCGCAGCAAAGTTTGGAATCTGACGCCTGTTAATAATACCGCTCAGAAATCCAATGCATCATAAATACATTTCTCCAGGCGGGCCCCTCCCCGGGCATCCAGGTATGACTCCTGCAGAGAGATTGAGGAGAGGAGCTGCGGCACTAGTGCAGAGCCCGGAGATTGTTAGTGGATGAGAGGACGGTGTGGAGGACAGTAGTATATAGCCCTGGGATTCTCCTTTTGTCCAATCAGGCAGCCCCTCGGAGTCGATCACGATCAAAGGCTGTAGGATCTCCACCGCGGACGTCAACATAACATGCAGTCAGTTTGCAGTATTTTCTTTTACCCAGTCCGATGAAGAAAATGCGATAGTTTTTGAAGGTCCATTGGTTGCGGTCGTACATAAGCTCATTGCCGCCCTCTAGTGTTCACTGAACAGAAGCACACCTCGGTGCGCACGTCCACACGTATTGTTTGATAATGACCATTTATACAACCACCAAATAGTTCAGTCAGAGCATTCGTTCATGTTTAGCAGCATTtgtaaacaatataaaaaaGTGTAATTATGAATCAGAATTTTATTTTCAGGAAAGCTTTCATggttaacaaaataaataagatgccagaaaaaataaaacagttttTCTCTCCATCTTTATCTATCTTACTACCAACCCGTCTAAGCCAGCCGTCCAGTAGTCTAGCACTGGTCATTTAGCAGAACTCCCAACACAAGTTTGGGAAGATCATTTCAAACATGTGTGCCACTCACAAATTTATTTTTCAGACACCAAGATAACTTTACTAAACCATGTGGTGGTTAAAAACAGTTGATTTTAAATAGGATCAAATGTGTTTTTGCTGTAGTGTATATAAAAGCAAATATATATGTCTGCATTGATAGCCTACTTCTTTGATGATTTGGAAATCATCTTGCGACCACAAAATATATTCTCCCAACTTCCACTTTGAACTGTCAGTTGATGCTTTGACCCATAGCTCTCTTTCTATGGTCACCAGATGCCACAGAAAGAAACTGTTTCATTTCAAGATTGCTGGTGAATGCAgctcagaataataataataaatgacatttatatagcgcttaatatggtactctaagacgctttacatgttGCCCTATCCAAACTATGTAACAGACATATATTAAGACAGATTaggattaaaagaaaaacaagttaAACCTGAAGAATAAGGtcggagttaggtggggaaggctagtgtaaaaaggtatgttttgagtgcagatttgaaagaagagagggttggagagactttgatgtgggaggggagtgaattccaaagggtgggggcagcaactgagaaggctcGATAACCCCAAGTCCGGCGCTTAGTCCGGAGgacttgtagcaggttggcagagatggacctgaggaatcgggagggggcgtggtgatggaggaggtcggtaAGGTAGGGAGGGGCTAGGCTGTTGGGGCCTTGTTGGTGATGAGTAAGATTTTGAAGTTGATCTGGTGTATGATTGGAAGGACTCTTTGCTTCATGACACGATGGTGTGCACACACAATGATATAGCATGTGTCATCGGTCACTTCAAGAGCTGTATTATTCTGTGTAGGCTCCAGCTGGTCACCTCGTGTCCAGGGGTTCAGCCTAAGGCTCCGACCCAATCCAGAAACTCAACAAACACCAATTTAAACTAAGGGCTTGATTACAGAAAATGTCAAACAAggatattatatagatatactaGGATGGTTATAAGAAATGTTTGCAACAtttcacacactgcacacaggaACAATATCACATGGATAATAGGTTGAAGAACGTCACATGGAATAATTCATCAATAGATGGTTGGCTACCTGCCCCAAGATCATATAAAATAATCTGCAGCCTAGCTGTAGGCCCTCTTCAGAATgacaccctaaccctactcaTCATATCTAACAAAGGCCGTTTCTAGACTTAACAGGGCCCAATGCAAAACATTGGGGCCACTAATTTttgaaacaacaaaaaacatttaacATTAAAATGGACCTTCTTGTGCACTTTaagaggaaaggagacaatAAATGGGAATAACTGGGGCCCACATACAAGAAAACATTATGAATGAATTATAACATCTTCCAAGACTGGTGAGACTGAGACTACTGCATTATCctacaatttttttaaatgttaagaacaaatttgttaAAGGGACTGTAGGTTTCTTGAAATACTTGTAGAGTGAGTTGAATACACTGAAAAAGCAGTGTACGCATGGCACCTCTCTCTGCAATTCTTCCTGCACGATTTTCTGCATTCTGTGTACTCCAGACATGACACTTGCCCCATCGTAACACTGACTGAGCACCTTCGCTGTATTTAGCCCAATGTCTCTCAACTGTGCCAAAAGCAGCTGAGTCAGAGACTTGGCATCACATTGCTTGGAGGTGGACATTGAGACAAATCACTCCCTCACAGTGTTGCTTGTGTCCATGTAGCGAAGCACTATGGATATATTCTCGCAGACAGTGGGATCTTTGGTGCCATCAACCTTTAATGTGTACCAAGCCTCTCCTATATCATTCACTATTTCCTCTGTGATGATTGTACTCATGATTTCAATAATGTAATTTTGtatgtgatgtgatgtgcaTGTGGCATTCGCAGGAATGGTGCTAAAAATCCTAGCAAGGTCCTTTTTAAGGGTGTAGTCCATCTATGCAAGAAAAATGCCACTGCTCACCTCACCTCTTGCATCCAAAGCATAATCTGAGCTACGAAAAGGCAGCTGgtttaaaaatataaattgaatgatgtgaaCAATAGCTGCTACATAGGTGCGGTTCCTCTCCAGTTGTGCTGTATTTACAAGTGTAGAAATCTCTGTACCAGTCACACTCCTTGCACGCCTCTCCTTCCACAATGCCACTGACTTCATGTGCTCTTTGCTGGACTCGTGCCTTCCCAGACCCTTTCCACGTACAAGAGCATGGCGCCAGTTGTTGTAGCCAGTCGTGGTGAAAGCATCGGTGCTGTTTTTATTTGACCCAAAGTTTCTGCAGGCATAGCAGAAAATTTCTCACACGAATGCTcgtgtgtgttgttttattttttaagaaatACCTGGGTAGGCTGTGTTGTTCCGAGATCCCCTGGCACTTGCGGGCCGCCAACGGGTGGCAGTGTTGAAGCCGAAGGCTGCTTGTCCGGGAGTGAGGGCGGCGCCGGCAAAGGCAGCAAGTCAGGCAGGATTGAGCTAGCGTTGCTAGTGCTAGCCTTGCTAGCCGTCACCATGCTAGCCTCCACAACGGTTATACTAGTAGCGCTGACGTTGACAGAAGCCGAAGTAACGTCATCGTCTGCTGTGTTCTTTTGGAGCTATTTTCGGATATCCATTGCTAAATGCTTAATTGTTGCTGCCGAAGAAGTTCAATGTCACTGCCGTGCGCGCTATATAAATTGGTGCGTGCATTTTGCACACGACGCCGGCTGCCAGCCGGGGCACAGTTCACGCGCACCTTTCATAATAATAACGTTCTTtagcaaaacaaaataaatgcagCAAACAACGGTATTTAATGGAAATTGTCACAAGTTTGATTACAATTTGTTTTGTGAgcaagtattttattatttttatcatatttataaaaaatatgagAAAAAAACTCATTTTTTCTATTAAGGGTGTAAACAATTTTTTTGGGGGTGCAATGCATGCTTATGCACCCCCATAGAACCGGGCCTAGGGCAACCCatttagatttgcgtcgggcaCAAGAGTCAATTATCCActggtataatagcaacagtgGCAGAGACCCGtccacaaagctacttccgttATTTCGGCCATGGTTAAGAAACCATGAACCGCTGCCGGGGCACCTCCGCCGGGGCACCTCCGCCGGGGCACCGCCGCCAGCGCACCTCTGCCGGGGCACCTCCGCCGGGGCACCGCCGCCAGCGCACCACCGCCAGGGCTACTTCGCAGCCGGGGCTCCgtagcggggctccggcgggagaacatcacgggcaacaatccctttctcctccatatcgcggttcaatctggacttcagggagtcaaagccaaagttcctttcccccaattcctcctcaaccatggccaagataacccccactacgagtctcgttgttgaagtaccagagacgtcagagaacccaatgcagtcgtttgagattcataatatcagaggcttttggccgtgatgatatatattatatcgatacataatatgatattatttagatatagagctcccaGGACTCCACCGGAGTACCCgaagtgttctagaatattaacAGAACAAGGCCAAAAGCTGTGGGCGCCTCCGGATGAAATTATGAATCCGAGCCATGGCGAtccatccactgtaaacactagcgcatggtaccatggtcaagctgctcagggccacacacccaccctccgcctggacccgcctctctcctcctcattagcatttaaagctacagacacagaaaccacacttttgtggaaagctcattgtgggactggctcgtagtggctgtaattctgcaccaaggctgaatttcgaGAATGAGTCTTCAAATGCTGTATTAGGGGCCAGTAACAcctatataaaagcatccataaagtagcatgccattggacctttaaagattattattaattatttttgcATTTAGGTGATTTGACTCAACATACAAAGGCGCTTGGTCAACATATAGAAACCGGTCCTTCTAATCTCCAGAAAATAAATATGCAACCGCATAGTCTGCATATAGTGAGTATCGGCCATGGATACCTTCATTTAGCTGATTAAATGGGGATTGGTGAATGGGGATGTTATTCTCGGTAGTGTGTGGGTATTGGAGTTTTTTTCTGTCGGTTAATCATTTTCATCATTATCAGACAGCGATATTATGTTGAGATATATTTGATGCGTAATGTTTAATTTAGATACAGGCCTAGTCACCATCCATATATATttaggaattaaaaaaaaactcattCACATATGTTGGAAGCAAATTATTGAAATGATAGGCCTTTCATTGCCTCTATAAGGATGAGGGTCTAGTGGTCAAATGTGCTTTAAATCACCGATACGTTCAAAGTGTGTAATGTGATTGAAATGTACAATTCTGGACGCCATAAAATAagccttttctttttgtatgGCACATCACATAGCTCTTATTATTGTATGGAGCATCACAGAGCCTCCTCTTAATGTAGGGAGCATCACAGAGCCTCTAATTTTTGCCTGGCTCCTCTCACGACCCGTCCGCGCGGCGACCCACAATCCCCCGCGCCAGGACAAGATGGAAGAAAGCAGCGACCGCAGGAGAACAATGTTTTGGCAATAAAACCCCGAAAGTGGCGAACAACGGAAGAAAATACACGTTTCAAACCCGCTGCTGCGATGTGTAGGTGAGTGGAAAACGCGTAAACCCATACTCGGGATTAAACTCCTGAATGTGAGATGTGTGGAGAAGAGCGGCGCTCGGCGGCAGCATTGTTTGTGTTGCATGGGCCGTAATGTGGCGGCTCCCTACCGGAGGAGCTAGCCGCTAGCTTCTGGCCGGAGGAGCTAGCCGCTAGCTCCCGGCCAGAGGAGCTGTCGGCTAGCTCGCTCATGTGCCTTTCTGATGTTATACTGTTgatttttttgtattaatttaGCCTCCTAATGTGAGATCCAAAGGCCAGATGTACCGAGGAATGCACGTTGGAGGCTAAATGTAGCGGGGAACGCTAGCAGCTCTAATTATACCACAGATAAATAGAGCGCCAGACTAGTGGACCTCGTCAGAGACCTGGATATAAGAGACTCTGGAATGGATGAGGACTCATTCTGGGCACTCGGGTCACATTAATACATCCAATCTTATGGTGGTTTTCGGCCCCTATGATTTTGTGTGATGGTGTTTTTAGACCCGACACGGTTTGTTAAACCGTCCTTTGTCACAATAAGGACTGATCTGGCGTCAGGGAGTCTTGGTATCAGGGTTGAAGTACAAAGGCTGTGGGATTGAATGCTACGAGTCGTTGATATTTGAAGTTGGGGTGCGTACACAGTGATTGTTTCGGTGGGTTTCCGAGGTGAAGGGTAAGCCTTCAGGAAGCTTCTAGGAAGACTGCTTTGATAAGCTCGATTGTCTCATTGTGACTAGCTGGCTAGCTATGCTAACTAGCTGGAGTGCTACTATGCATCACAAAAGACTCCTCGTCCGCCACACAATAACATGTCGCCGAGCCCAACGGTCGGTCTGAGATGGGACCCGACAGTGTCCTTTAAGAGCCCTCGACTCATCGCGATAGGTGCACCAGGACGAGCCAGAAGCGTGCTCGACTAGACCTTTAATATCGCCTGTTTATGCCATGGGATTGGAGCCGAGCAAATCGGGACTAAACGAACTAGACCTTTTAAGAATGTGAGATACTATGAAGTTATGTTATTAAAAATGGTGGAGCGGCTCCTCTGTATCGGCTGTGGTCACATCCAGGGTTGATGTGATTTAGTTATTCCGGAGGAGGACATTGTGGTAGACATTTGCTCCATATGTTTAATTATTGGAACCTAGCTGATTGATTCTTATTACCATCTGAACACATAACCGATGGCGCTCGATCTACTTAATATTATTCTAGTGTGTTGAAAGGTGTATGCATTTAGCTTTGTCTTTGTTTAACGTATTACAATATTATATCCCTTTTATTCAGAATATGAACATAATCGGACTAGTGTTAGTGTCTAGTGTTTTATGGCATATGGTTGCATTCTACTCCAGGAGAAAAGTACCTTTGGGAGCTCATATGCTTCACATGTAGTTAGTTTCACCAGTTAAGTCTTTCTTTTTGGTCTTTAAAGTTAATCTCTTATTTTCTACATGGTCAAATGTATGCCCCTTTTCCATTTTAGTTTAGAGTGGTCCTACAATTGTTTTATCCAGAAACGGGACATGAGGTTCCCCCAGTACTTCTGTAACTAAAGTCTCATTATTTCAATGTGTATTTTCTGACACAACCGATACAGATTGAAAACAttcgattttattttattgattttgtATTGGTTTAACACACTGAAGTCAGTAGCTCACAGCTAAATGGCCTTTATTTAGCCCTAGTTAGAATTTTCCAAGATGATTTATCAGGGTTTACAGTAACTGTCACTCGCTAGTAGACTATAGCCCTATTAATCCTTTGAAGTCATTATTGGTGACAAAGGATAAAGGTGGACTTGGGTACCAATAGACAAGATAACTGGTTTACCAAACTCATTTTTTTGTCCTCAAGTTGACCcagccttctctcccctctctctctattttcttGTAGGATATCCTCCTGCATCCTTTTCTAGTTTTCtcacctcccttcctccctcacccctcttgCACGGCCCCCCGCCGCCATGAGCATCATCCAGGACAAACTGGGAAACGAGTTTTTGCGTAACAGTGGAATGGACCCCAACTTTGCGCCGGGCATGTTGATGTTCAGCCACCTGCCGCCCGTCACCAGCTTCACGCGCCTATCTTCCCAATCGGTCATGGGCGAGCTGCCCCAGGAGATGGTGCTGAAGAAGGAGCGGGACTCGCCGCCCGACCACCCAGGAGTTCAGGGCGCCAACGGTGGCTTCCTCCACAGCATGGGCATCAAGCAGGAGCGCCTCAGCGAGCTGGACTACCGCATGCCCGTGTACGCCTCGAGCGCGGGCAGCTGTGGCGCTGCCGGCGGGAAGGACATGCTGGAGATCTCCTTCGGCAaccatcaccacaaccaccagGGCATGCTCCTGCATGACCTCAGCCTGGCCAACGTGCGGCCGCTGGGGGAACCGGTGAGCACGGCGGGTTGTTTATATACTCTGTTATGATCTCCTCATCCTCTGAGGCCCATCTTCTCAGGCAGATTGTGGGTAGTGCTTGAGGTTGATTGTGAACCAGACTCTACAGACtccccatttgttttgaaaacGCATCACTCTTTTGTTTGAATTgttttccatttgatttgagGCCCCAAGTCTGTTGTTCTTTCTAGCCTCTATTGAACCAGAATATTTAGAATGGAATCcttgtcttttttttataacaGAGAACATGGTTGTATTGTGAAATAAATCGCATTTAGTGAACCAGGCTAGAAATCCAAGAACCATTAACAAACGTTAACCGAAGACGGGATCATCTGCATTATGGTCATTTTAGCCTGTTTTGTACTGTAGTACGGAGGCCGGTCCGACTGTGTGGGGGCTAACCCAGGGTTTTGTGTCTCCTAGGTACCGGGCCGCCCTGGCAGGGAACCCAAGGAGCAGACGGGCCGACGCGGGCGGAAGAATGGAGAAGGGCAGGGCG
It contains:
- the LOC132446502 gene encoding G protein-activated inward rectifier potassium channel 1-like is translated as MSTIRRKFAEDYRVVHTDQGVHTDQVVQTDQGAPLSKPARRKRQRLVEKNGRCNVQHGNLGGESGRYISDLFTTLVDLKWRWNLLIFILTYTVAWLVMASMWWVIALIRGDLRPGGHDASHTPCVANVYNFPSAFLFFIETEATIGYGYRYITEKCPEGIVLFLFQSLLGSVVDAFLIGCMFIKMSQPNKRAKTLMFSRTAVLSRRDGRLCLMFRVGNLRDSHMVSAQIRCKLIKVKLQ